taataatgTTTTTGAGCTTTGTTCGTTATACTCCTCCTAAAACTCCAAGAAATGTATTTTTTCCTTGGCACACATTTTGTATTCACAAGTCAGGTAGTTTTTTAGAAAAGAACAGATTGGCTTTAAGAGTTCCTATAAATTTAACAAAATTTGAAATACGAGAatatttaagaaaaatatataatgcAAAAGTAATAAAGGTGAATACATTAATAAAGATACCTGAGCGACGACGTAATTTAACAGATCATAgatttaattattatagAAATGGACcaagatataaaaaagcTATTATTACATTAGAACATGAAGTACCAGATAGTGTTAAAATGATACAGTcatgtaaaaatataggTAGAAATCcatatataacaaaaaaaaatattacatatgGTGTTAGAAGtgatattaaaattaaacCAACACGATCTCAACTTTGGCATATGGGTGAATGTAGATATTCCTGGAGATTACCATTAACAAATTTATTATCTGACtataatatgaatttaAATCCAGATTTAAGAATTGATGAAGAATATGTTCAATTAGCACCTGACCCGACGAAACCATTTATGCATTCAGGGATTTCATCTCAAACGGTTAAACCGAATAATGTTCCAAAACAAACATTTCCTCATGtaagtttttttttttttttgaaaaatgataatttgttaataaattatctagtgaaaaatattacattattgattttattacatgaaaatttttttaaaataaataaataaataaataaatatatatatatatatatatatttctgTGCAGATCGATTTAACCCCTTGGAGAAGACAAGTCAAGAAAATTTACGACTCAGGTACTTTGGCCCCTCCAGAATCTTTTCCAGTTACTTATAACGAAAAAGAAACAATTGAATATTCaaaggaaaataaaaatgtcAAAAAATCGTCAAGTAGTAAATGGAAACCACCTTCATAAATTATGTTTTtaattatgtattataaggttatataaattttatgttaaattaaaatgttatatatatatatatatatatatatatatatatgtatatatgtatttatttattttttatttatttctttttatttttttatattattatttattttatttttttttttgtactTATATTGCATACCTATTAGgtaaatatttatttcgaaaaaatataataataagaattattttaataaaactgtttttaaaactatttatatttttatatatttactaTTACACATTAAAAACTATGGCTTAATAGCCTAAGATatgattttatatttttaatataaaatattataattttaaaaagcTTGGAATCTATTTTTGCACATAcgaatatttataaatgtattataattttatgatTGAATTTTAAGatcacaaaaaaaaaaaaaaaaaaaaaaaaaagtaaaatatatatatagtgTGTATGAAGATTCTAAcatgtttatatatatatataatagcatatatatatatatatatatatatataacaacaatactaatataattataaaaaaataacatacTCATCATagatacatatatatacacaatGACGgttaaattttttttttttttttacttatGCTACTAAGCCTAATGtgtatgtatatacattattttataaaatatattaattcaaaacagaaaaaaaaaaaaaaaaaaccttaaaaaaaagtgtatatatatatatatatatatatatgataataagttttatgtataaacaaaaatacacaaaaatttatatattttaatatatacttaattataaatatatatatatatttatttatttattttatattttagaaagtgtatatatataattctgaactttttttttttttttttttaaaataacGTTTAAGGAAAgaaaaatacataaattatatagtatttattttgcttgaacaaataatgattttaagcaattttaaaaaatgatgttttctttcaatatatttttatatagCATACTTGATcttaattaaataatatatatgataatccaagaaaaaaaaaaaaaagaaatataatgtgttatatatatatatatatatattatatataatgtgcatatataaatagtTTGATGTTTcttacattttatatatatatatataatataatttatatatatataattattatttgctttatttttttattttaaatttagCAAAATATCAAACTAGAATGTGCGCATGCATTCAATTTTTTCctattacatatttttttagttttttttgtttttcatgagttatttttttttataaaaaaaaaaacgaagagaaaaagaaaaaaaaaaaatacaataacattaaaaattatataaacacgttatattctatattatatgtatatttatttattttgatatttataatactattagtatatttttttataaaaatgtgttaaattttttttttttttttttaatttataatcCTACTATATTATGACTAAATGtgtaagaaaaaaaaaaaaaaaagtcAAACCTAAAATGTgataaatgaaaaattttatataaaataatttataaattttaacaatattacattaaaaaaataaaaaataaaaagcAAATGAGAAAGAgaaagataaatatatttttatttttattaaagaataataaaacaagTGTGCTTATGTAAATagtttattatataaacatatgcaaattttcaaaattttttttaacttaaaaaatttattagtgtatgataatatgtacatacatatataagtatatttatttatttatttataggttttatattatatttatatattagtatatatttacataaatatatatatatatatatatattatatatatgtgtatataatatataaaaatataatacaatatatatatatatatatatatatatatatataaatataaatactatataatatatataataattttaagATATCgaaaaataagaaaaaatagTGTAAAGAAGTATAttgttaaaaaatatttagTGTAAAGAAGTATAttgttaaaaaatatttatataaacatatgcaaattttcaaaatattttttaactTAAGAAATTTATTAGTGTATGTTAATATgtacatacatatataagtatatttatttatttataggttttatattatatttatatattagtatatatttacataaatatatatatatatatatatatatatatatatatatatatatgtgtatataatatataaaaatataatataatacaatatatatatatatatatataaatactatataatatatataataattttaagATATCgaaaaataagaaaaaatagTGTAAAGAAGTATAttgttaaaaaatatttttttttttattattatttttttttaatataacatttttgattttgtatctattttaattatttataagatcctctttttttctttttactttttttttaaatataaataattttgtaaaaatatataaattttcatgtgtatttttttttatacttaagtagaataatatataaatatttttataaatagtaattattatatttatatgttatatatattatatatatatattttttttacgTATATagtattttatata
This region of Plasmodium gaboni strain SY75 chromosome 12, whole genome shotgun sequence genomic DNA includes:
- a CDS encoding putative mitochondrial ribosomal protein L23 precursor → MFLSFVRYTPPKTPRNVFFPWHTFCIHKSGSFLEKNRLALRVPINLTKFEIREYLRKIYNAKVIKVNTLIKIPERRRNLTDHRFNYYRNGPRYKKAIITLEHEVPDSVKMIQSCKNIGRNPYITKKNITYGVRSDIKIKPTRSQLWHMGECRYSWRLPLTNLLSDYNMNLNPDLRIDEEYVQLAPDPTKPFMHSGISSQTVKPNNVPKQTFPHIDLTPWRRQVKKIYDSGTLAPPESFPVTYNEKETIEYSKENKNVKKSSSSKWKPPS